A region from the Cyprinus carpio isolate SPL01 chromosome A8, ASM1834038v1, whole genome shotgun sequence genome encodes:
- the LOC109099978 gene encoding uncharacterized protein LOC109099978, producing MRDGSGLIDLASVADEDGFIQRLKPLPSAVGNTDVLLSFSPCLPFSQPEDFSITDCTDVAACVIIRIRQDNRVINQYLNYGRHEGNKFSYNESKKTLTVSYSMFPDSEPQTVVHYQCSPNHSITHSQSFSADGPLQMWVESPCACPNACALVDVGPGTIFLIILCLSVTAYFIIGSCALRPFRTSNGVQMAPEDSVWCMICYHLSEQPDGSRRKRNYSLTDTL from the exons ATGCGGGACGGGTCAGGTCTCATTGATCTGGCCTCAGTGGCGGATGAGGACGGGTTCATACAGCGACTCAAACCCCTGCCATCAGCGGTGGGAAACACAGACGTGCTGCTGTCCTTCAGCCCGTGTCTGCCCTTCTCACAGCCCGAGGACTTCAGCATCACCGACTGCACCGATGTGGCTGCCTGTGTCATTATACG GATTCGTCAGGATAACAGGGTCATCAATCAGTACTTGAACTATGGCAGACATGAAGGCAATAAATTCAGCTATAACGAATCAAAGAAAACTCTCACGGTGTCTTACTCCA TGTTTCCTGACAGCGAGCCTCAAACTGTGGTTCATTACCAGTGCAGCCCCAATCACTCCATCACTCACAGCCAGAGCTTCAGTGCAGACGGGCCCCTGCAGATGTGGGTGGAGAGTCCCTGTGCATGTCCGAACGCCTGTGCGCTGGTGGACGTGGGTCCCGGGACCATCTTCCTCATCATCCTCTGCCTCAGTGTGACCGCTTACTTCATTATAG GATCATGTGCACTTCGGCCGTTCAGGACTAGTAATGGTGTTCAGATGGCTCCAGAAGACAGCGTTTGGTGTATGATCTGCTATCACCTCAGCGAGCAGCCCGACGGCAGCAGGCGGAAGAGGAACTACTCGCTGACAGACACGCTGTGA